The Triticum aestivum cultivar Chinese Spring chromosome 7B, IWGSC CS RefSeq v2.1, whole genome shotgun sequence genome window below encodes:
- the LOC123159748 gene encoding uncharacterized protein: MDSPSAPPALLLSLRALPYGSSSSRSLCLHLKQRLHRLPSPGTGRRHVAAAAVDKLAPRPPEAGRLRWKYRLACRGSYDSGNGLPGPPPPPPSGESVDGWRPALRRWDVPWQWPTVSLTMVACALSALLAGKVEQSVLEYLGYQAGEATIDEKAGVLFLEQFSVTAVAIGVMFGITNTFRPFSDDIFRYDFKEPFKLQNGWLLWAGIGLFFALVSISLTGAVMTFLNGATTQRETDSLLLLLPLIGSSNISTACLLGITGVLAPILEETVFRGFLMVSLTMWFSTPVSVLITAVVFAFAHLTPGEFPQLFVLGVALGFSYSQTRNLLTPITVHAAWNSGVILLLTFLQLQGYDIKELLQAS, translated from the exons ATGGACTCGCCGTCGGCTCCACCCGCTCTCCTCCTCAGCCTCCGCGCGCTGCCCtacggcagcagcagcagtagatcccTCTGTCTCCACTTGAAGCAGAGGCTGCATCGATTGCCTTCACCAGGAACCGGTCGCCgtcacgtggcggcggcggcggtggacaagcTCGCGCCCCGGCCGCCGGAGGCTGGCCGTCTGAGGTGGAAGTACCGACTAGCGTGCCGCGGGTCCTACGATTCAGGAAACgggcttcccgggcctcctcccccgcctccttCCGGTGAG AGCGTGGATGGGTGGCGTCCTGCCCTTCGCCGATGGGATGTGCCATGGCAGTGGCCAACCGTGTCTCTCACCATGGTGGCCTGTGCACTAAG CGCTCTTTTGGCAGGAAAGGTTGAGCAGTCAGTTTTGGAGTATCTAGGCTATCAAGCCGGAGAGGCAACTATTGATGAGAAGGCCGGGGTACTCTTTTTGGAACAATT TAGTGTGACAGCAGTTGCCATTGGAGTTATGTTTGGCATCACCAATACCTTCCGACCATTCTCGGATGACATATTTCGTTATG ATTTTAAGGAACCATTTAAGCTGCAAAACGGCTGGCTCCTGTGGGCTGGAATTGGCCTCTTTTTTGCTCTAGTTTCCATTTCTTTAACTGGAGCTGTGATGACCTTTCTGAATGGTGCAACCACACAGAGAGAG ACTGACTCGCTACTTCTTCTATTGCCACTGATAGGCTCGTCGAATATCAG CACTGCCTGTCTGCTGGGCATCACTGGGGTTCTTGCACCAATTTTGGAGGAAACTGTATTTAGAGGATTTCTAATGGTATCCTTGACTATGTG GTTTTCTACGCCAGTATCTGTTCTGATCACAGCTGTGGTGTTTGCCTTTGCTCATCTTACACCAGGAGAGTTTCCCCAACTTTTTGTGCTTG GTGTGGCACTGGGATTCTCATATTCTCAAACTCGGAATCTTCTTACTCCTATCACAGTTCATGCTGCTTGGAATTCCGGAGTAATATTGTTACTAACCTTTCTTcag CTGCAGGGATATGATATCAAGGAGCTGCTGCAGGCATCTTGA